One genomic segment of Suricata suricatta isolate VVHF042 chromosome 16, meerkat_22Aug2017_6uvM2_HiC, whole genome shotgun sequence includes these proteins:
- the BRSK1 gene encoding serine/threonine-protein kinase BRSK1 isoform X1 codes for MSSGAKEGGGGSPAYHLPHPHPHPPQHAQYVGPYRLEKTLGKGQTGLVKLGVHCITGQKVAIKIVNREKLSESVLMKVEREIAILKLIEHPHVLKLHDVYENKKYLYLVLEHVSGGELFDYLVKKGRLTPKEARKFFRQIVSALDFCHSYSICHRDLKPENLLLDEKNNIRIADFGMASLQVGDSLLETSCGSPHYACPEVIKGEKYDGRRADMWSCGVILFALLVGALPFDDDNLRQLLEKVKRGVFHMPHFIPPDCQSLLRGMIEVEPEKRLSLEQIQKHPWYLGGKHEPDPCLEPAPGRRVAMRSLPSNGELDPDVLESMASLGCFRDRERLHRELRSEEENQEKMIYYLLLDRKERYPSCEDQDLPPRNDVDPPRKRVDSPMLSRHGKRRPERKSMEVLSITDGGGSGSPVPTRRALEMAQHSQRSRSVSGASTGLSSSPLSSPRSPVFSFSPEPGAGDEARGGGSPTSKTQTLPSRGPRGGGAGEQPPPPSARSTPLPGPPGSPRSSGGTPLHSPLHTPRASPTGTPGTTPPPSPGGGVGGAAWRSRLNSIRNSFLGSPRFHRRKMQVPTAEEMSSLTPESSPELAKRSWFGNFISLDKEEQIFLVLKDKPLSSIKADIVHAFLSIPSLSHSVLSQTSFRAEYKASGGPSVFQKPVRFQVDISSSEGPEPSPRRDGSGGGGIYSVTFTLISGPSRRFKRVVETIQAQLLSTHDQPSVQALADEKNGAQTRPAGTSPRSLQPPPGRPDPELTGSPRRGPAKDKKLLATNGTPLP; via the exons ATGTCGTCCGGGGCcaaggaggggggcgggggctcccCCGCCTACCACCTCCcgcacccacacccacacccaccccagcACGCCCAATATGTGGGCCCCTATCGGCTGGAGAAGACGCTGGGCAAAGGACAGACAg GGCTGGTGAAACTCGGGGTCCACTGCATCACGGGCCAGAAGGTTGCCATCAAGATTGTGAACCGAGAGAAGCTGTCCGAGTCGGTGCTGATGAag GTGGAGAGGGAGATCGCCATCCTGAAGCTCATCGAACACCCACACGTCCTCAAGCTGCACGATGTCTACGAGAACAAGAAATATTT GTACCTGGTTTTAGAGCACGTCTCTGGAGGTGAGCTGTTTGACTACCTGGTGAAGAAGGGGAGACTGACACCCAAGGAGGCCCGGAAGTTCTTCCGCCAGATAGTGTCGGCGCTGGACTTCTGCCATAGCTACTCCATCTG CCACAGAGACCTGAAGCCCGAGAACCTGCTTTTGGATGAGAAAAACAACATCCGCATCGCAGACTTCGGCATGGCGTCCCTGCAGGTGGGGGACAGCCTCCTGGAGACCAGCTGTGG gtCCCCCCACTACGCGTGTCCGGAGGTGATCAAG GGCGAGAAGTATGATGGCCGGCGGGCCGATATGTGGAGCTGTGGAGTCATCCTCTTTGCCCTGCTTGTG GGGGCCCTACCCTTTGATGATGACAATCTCCGCCAGCTACTGGAGAAGGTGAAAAGGGGCGTCTTCCACATGCCTCACTTCATCCCTCCCGACTGCCAGAGCCTCCTGAGAGGCATGATCGAGGTGGAGCCTGAGAAGAGGCTCAGT CTGGAGCAAATTCAGAAACATCCCTGGTACCT GGGCGGGAAACACGAGCCAGACCCCTGTCTGGAGCCAGCCCCAGGCCGCCGGGTGGCGATGCGGAGCCTGCCATCGAACGGAGAGCTGGACCCCGACGTCCTGGAGAGCATGGCTTCGCTGGGCTGCTTCAGGGACCGCGAGCGGCTGCACCGCGAGCTGCGCAGCGAGGA GGAGAACCAGGAAAAGATGATATATTATCTGCTTCTGGATCGGAAGGAGCGGTATCCCAGCTGTGAGGACCAGGACCTGCCTCCCCGGAATGATGTTG ACCCACCTCGGAAACGTGTGGATTCCCCCATGCTGAGCCGTCACGGGAAGCGGCGGCCAGAGAGGAAGTCCATGGAAGTACTGAGCATCACGGATGGTGGGGGCAGTGGCTCCCCAGTGCCTACCCGACGGGCCCTGGAGATGGCCCAGCACAGTCAGAG GTCTCGCAGTGTCAGTGGAGCCTCCACTGGTCTGTCCTCCAGCCCTCTGAGCAGCCCAAGG AGTCCGGTCTTTTCCTTCTCACCTGAGCCCGGGGCTGGAGACGAGGCTCGAGGCGGAGGCTCCCCGACTTCCAAAACGCAGACGCTGCCTTCTCGaggccccaggggtgggggcgcCGGggagcagcccccgcccccgagTGCCCGCTCCACCCCGCTGCCtggccccccaggctccccgcgCTCCTCTGGGGGGACCCCCTTGCATTCACCCCTGCACACACCCCGCGCCAGCCCCACCGGGACGCCGGGAACAACGCCTCCCCCAAGCCCCGGCGGTGGCGTCGGGGGAGCCGCCTGGAGGAGTCGTCTCAACTCCATCCGCAACAGCTTCCTGGGCTCCCCTCGCTTTCATCGGCGCAAGATGCAGG TCCCCACTGCCGAGGAGATGTCCAGCTTGACTCCAGAGTCCTCTCCAGA GTTGGCAAAACGCTCCTGGTTTGGGAACTTCATCTCCTTggacaaagaagaacaaatattccTTGTGCTAAAAGACAAACCTCTCAGCAGCATCAAAGCGGACATTGTCCACGCCTTCCTGTcg ATCCCCAGCCTGAGTCACAGTGTGCTGTCACAGACCAGCTTCAGGGCCGAGTACAAGGCCAGTGGCGGCCCATCCGTCTTCCAGAAGCCCGTCCGATTCCAGGTGGACATCAGCTCCTCAGAAGGTCCAGAGCCCTCCCCACGACGGGATGGCAGCGGTGGTGGTGGCATCTACTCTGTCACCTTTACTCTCATCTCCG GTCCCAGCCGTCGGTTCAAGCGAGTTGTGGAGACCATCCAGGCACAGCTGTTGAGCACTCATGACCAGCCCTCCGTGCAGGCCCTggcag ACGAGAAGAACGGGGCCCAGACTCGGCCTGCTGGTACCTCACCCAGAAGCCTGCAGCCCCCACCTGGCCGCCCAGACCCAGAGCTGACCGGCTCTCCCCGCCGAGGCCCCGCTAAGGACAAGAAGCTCCTGGCCACCAACGGGACCCCTCTGCCCTGA
- the TMEM150B gene encoding modulator of macroautophagy TMEM150B isoform X1, whose translation MWGYLSLLPAFLALWAIAGVWTVFALAVANRAVNLTEGFPYIRSPPGARAHFPLLPAAWICIIRYHQLRDLGVGKWFNRLILSTGLLCALGTSVVGNFQQRNQLPTHLTGAFFAFFVGTLYFWLQILLFWCMKSLPQPGPPWIGPLRLGLCSLCTILMVAMVILHSWLLRSASAACEWAMAMLLFALFGLFAVDFAGLDGCTLSLRPGPSLSSPPASPISLQMPL comes from the exons ATGTGGGGCTACCTGTCCCTGCTGCCTGCCTTCCTGGCCCTCTGGGCTATCGCTGGAGTCTGGACCGT TTTTGCCCTTGCAGTGGCCAACAGGGCTGTGAACCTCACGGAAGGTTTCCCCTATATCAG gagtCCGCCAGGGGCTCGCGCCcacttccctctcctcccagccgCCTGGATCTGCATTATCCGTTACCACCAGCTCCGGGACTTGGGGGTCGGAAAGTGGTTTAACCGGCTGATCCTGTCGACGGGACTCCTGTGTGCCCTGGGCACCTCTGTGGTGGGCAATTTCCAG CAAAGGAACCAGCTGCCCACGCACCTGACAGGGGCCTTCTTCGCCTTCTTCGTGGGCACCCTGTACTTCTGGCTGCAGATTTTACTCTTCTGGTGCATGAAGAGcctgccccagcctgggcctCCCTGGATCGGGCCACTCCGCCTGGGCCTCTGCAGCCTCTGCACCATCCTCATGGTGGCCA TGGTCATCCTCCACTCGTGGCTGCTGCGCTCGGCCTCCGCCGCCTGCGAGTGGGCCATGGCCATGCTGCTGTTCGCCCTCTTCGGCCTGTTTGCCGTGGACTTCGCCGGCCTGGACGGCTGCACCCTGAGCCTCCGGCCAGGCCCCAGCCTCAGCTCCCCGCCCGCCTCTCCCATCTCCCTGCAGATGCCCCTGTGA
- the BRSK1 gene encoding serine/threonine-protein kinase BRSK1 isoform X3, with protein MSTRTRNICRYLVLEHVSGGELFDYLVKKGRLTPKEARKFFRQIVSALDFCHSYSICHRDLKPENLLLDEKNNIRIADFGMASLQVGDSLLETSCGSPHYACPEVIKGEKYDGRRADMWSCGVILFALLVGALPFDDDNLRQLLEKVKRGVFHMPHFIPPDCQSLLRGMIEVEPEKRLSLEQIQKHPWYLGGKHEPDPCLEPAPGRRVAMRSLPSNGELDPDVLESMASLGCFRDRERLHRELRSEEENQEKMIYYLLLDRKERYPSCEDQDLPPRNDVDPPRKRVDSPMLSRHGKRRPERKSMEVLSITDGGGSGSPVPTRRALEMAQHSQRSRSVSGASTGLSSSPLSSPRSPVFSFSPEPGAGDEARGGGSPTSKTQTLPSRGPRGGGAGEQPPPPSARSTPLPGPPGSPRSSGGTPLHSPLHTPRASPTGTPGTTPPPSPGGGVGGAAWRSRLNSIRNSFLGSPRFHRRKMQVPTAEEMSSLTPESSPELAKRSWFGNFISLDKEEQIFLVLKDKPLSSIKADIVHAFLSIPSLSHSVLSQTSFRAEYKASGGPSVFQKPVRFQVDISSSEGPEPSPRRDGSGGGGIYSVTFTLISGPSRRFKRVVETIQAQLLSTHDQPSVQALADEKNGAQTRPAGTSPRSLQPPPGRPDPELTGSPRRGPAKDKKLLATNGTPLP; from the exons ATGTCTACGAGAACAAGAAATATTTGTAG GTACCTGGTTTTAGAGCACGTCTCTGGAGGTGAGCTGTTTGACTACCTGGTGAAGAAGGGGAGACTGACACCCAAGGAGGCCCGGAAGTTCTTCCGCCAGATAGTGTCGGCGCTGGACTTCTGCCATAGCTACTCCATCTG CCACAGAGACCTGAAGCCCGAGAACCTGCTTTTGGATGAGAAAAACAACATCCGCATCGCAGACTTCGGCATGGCGTCCCTGCAGGTGGGGGACAGCCTCCTGGAGACCAGCTGTGG gtCCCCCCACTACGCGTGTCCGGAGGTGATCAAG GGCGAGAAGTATGATGGCCGGCGGGCCGATATGTGGAGCTGTGGAGTCATCCTCTTTGCCCTGCTTGTG GGGGCCCTACCCTTTGATGATGACAATCTCCGCCAGCTACTGGAGAAGGTGAAAAGGGGCGTCTTCCACATGCCTCACTTCATCCCTCCCGACTGCCAGAGCCTCCTGAGAGGCATGATCGAGGTGGAGCCTGAGAAGAGGCTCAGT CTGGAGCAAATTCAGAAACATCCCTGGTACCT GGGCGGGAAACACGAGCCAGACCCCTGTCTGGAGCCAGCCCCAGGCCGCCGGGTGGCGATGCGGAGCCTGCCATCGAACGGAGAGCTGGACCCCGACGTCCTGGAGAGCATGGCTTCGCTGGGCTGCTTCAGGGACCGCGAGCGGCTGCACCGCGAGCTGCGCAGCGAGGA GGAGAACCAGGAAAAGATGATATATTATCTGCTTCTGGATCGGAAGGAGCGGTATCCCAGCTGTGAGGACCAGGACCTGCCTCCCCGGAATGATGTTG ACCCACCTCGGAAACGTGTGGATTCCCCCATGCTGAGCCGTCACGGGAAGCGGCGGCCAGAGAGGAAGTCCATGGAAGTACTGAGCATCACGGATGGTGGGGGCAGTGGCTCCCCAGTGCCTACCCGACGGGCCCTGGAGATGGCCCAGCACAGTCAGAG GTCTCGCAGTGTCAGTGGAGCCTCCACTGGTCTGTCCTCCAGCCCTCTGAGCAGCCCAAGG AGTCCGGTCTTTTCCTTCTCACCTGAGCCCGGGGCTGGAGACGAGGCTCGAGGCGGAGGCTCCCCGACTTCCAAAACGCAGACGCTGCCTTCTCGaggccccaggggtgggggcgcCGGggagcagcccccgcccccgagTGCCCGCTCCACCCCGCTGCCtggccccccaggctccccgcgCTCCTCTGGGGGGACCCCCTTGCATTCACCCCTGCACACACCCCGCGCCAGCCCCACCGGGACGCCGGGAACAACGCCTCCCCCAAGCCCCGGCGGTGGCGTCGGGGGAGCCGCCTGGAGGAGTCGTCTCAACTCCATCCGCAACAGCTTCCTGGGCTCCCCTCGCTTTCATCGGCGCAAGATGCAGG TCCCCACTGCCGAGGAGATGTCCAGCTTGACTCCAGAGTCCTCTCCAGA GTTGGCAAAACGCTCCTGGTTTGGGAACTTCATCTCCTTggacaaagaagaacaaatattccTTGTGCTAAAAGACAAACCTCTCAGCAGCATCAAAGCGGACATTGTCCACGCCTTCCTGTcg ATCCCCAGCCTGAGTCACAGTGTGCTGTCACAGACCAGCTTCAGGGCCGAGTACAAGGCCAGTGGCGGCCCATCCGTCTTCCAGAAGCCCGTCCGATTCCAGGTGGACATCAGCTCCTCAGAAGGTCCAGAGCCCTCCCCACGACGGGATGGCAGCGGTGGTGGTGGCATCTACTCTGTCACCTTTACTCTCATCTCCG GTCCCAGCCGTCGGTTCAAGCGAGTTGTGGAGACCATCCAGGCACAGCTGTTGAGCACTCATGACCAGCCCTCCGTGCAGGCCCTggcag ACGAGAAGAACGGGGCCCAGACTCGGCCTGCTGGTACCTCACCCAGAAGCCTGCAGCCCCCACCTGGCCGCCCAGACCCAGAGCTGACCGGCTCTCCCCGCCGAGGCCCCGCTAAGGACAAGAAGCTCCTGGCCACCAACGGGACCCCTCTGCCCTGA
- the TMEM150B gene encoding modulator of macroautophagy TMEM150B isoform X2 — protein sequence MWGYLSLLPAFLALWAIAGVWTVFALAVANRAVNLTEGFPYISLCGSYPPQSCIFSQLLNMGAAMAAWICIIRYHQLRDLGVGKWFNRLILSTGLLCALGTSVVGNFQQRNQLPTHLTGAFFAFFVGTLYFWLQILLFWCMKSLPQPGPPWIGPLRLGLCSLCTILMVAMVILHSWLLRSASAACEWAMAMLLFALFGLFAVDFAGLDGCTLSLRPGPSLSSPPASPISLQMPL from the exons ATGTGGGGCTACCTGTCCCTGCTGCCTGCCTTCCTGGCCCTCTGGGCTATCGCTGGAGTCTGGACCGT TTTTGCCCTTGCAGTGGCCAACAGGGCTGTGAACCTCACGGAAGGTTTCCCCTATATCAG CCTCTGTGGCTCTTACCCGCCTCAGAGCTGCATCTTCAGCCAGCTGCTCAACATGGGAGCCGCTATGG ccgCCTGGATCTGCATTATCCGTTACCACCAGCTCCGGGACTTGGGGGTCGGAAAGTGGTTTAACCGGCTGATCCTGTCGACGGGACTCCTGTGTGCCCTGGGCACCTCTGTGGTGGGCAATTTCCAG CAAAGGAACCAGCTGCCCACGCACCTGACAGGGGCCTTCTTCGCCTTCTTCGTGGGCACCCTGTACTTCTGGCTGCAGATTTTACTCTTCTGGTGCATGAAGAGcctgccccagcctgggcctCCCTGGATCGGGCCACTCCGCCTGGGCCTCTGCAGCCTCTGCACCATCCTCATGGTGGCCA TGGTCATCCTCCACTCGTGGCTGCTGCGCTCGGCCTCCGCCGCCTGCGAGTGGGCCATGGCCATGCTGCTGTTCGCCCTCTTCGGCCTGTTTGCCGTGGACTTCGCCGGCCTGGACGGCTGCACCCTGAGCCTCCGGCCAGGCCCCAGCCTCAGCTCCCCGCCCGCCTCTCCCATCTCCCTGCAGATGCCCCTGTGA
- the BRSK1 gene encoding serine/threonine-protein kinase BRSK1 isoform X2: MSSGAKEGGGGSPAYHLPHPHPHPPQHAQYVGPYRLEKTLGKGQTGLVKLGVHCITGQKVAIKIVNREKLSESVLMKVEREIAILKLIEHPHVLKLHDVYENKKYLYLVLEHVSGGELFDYLVKKGRLTPKEARKFFRQIVSALDFCHSYSICHRDLKPENLLLDEKNNIRIADFGMASLQVGDSLLETSCGSPHYACPEVIKGEKYDGRRADMWSCGVILFALLVGALPFDDDNLRQLLEKVKRGVFHMPHFIPPDCQSLLRGMIEVEPEKRLSLEQIQKHPWYLGGKHEPDPCLEPAPGRRVAMRSLPSNGELDPDVLESMASLGCFRDRERLHRELRSEEENQEKMIYYLLLDRKERYPSCEDQDLPPRNDVDPPRKRVDSPMLSRHGKRRPERKSMEVLSITDGGGSGSPVPTRRALEMAQHSQRSRSVSGASTGLSSSPLSSPRSPVFSFSPEPGAGDEARGGGSPTSKTQTLPSRGPRGGGAGEQPPPPSARSTPLPGPPGSPRSSGGTPLHSPLHTPRASPTGTPGTTPPPSPGGGVGGAAWRSRLNSIRNSFLGSPRFHRRKMQVPTAEEMSSLTPESSPELAKRSWFGNFISLDKEEQIFLVLKDKPLSSIKADIVHAFLSIPSLSHSVLSQTSFRAEYKASGGPSVFQKPVRFQVDISSSEGPEPSPRRDGSGGGGIYSVTFTLISGPSRRFKRVVETIQAQLLSTHDQPSVQALTRRTGPRLGLLVPHPEACSPHLAAQTQS, encoded by the exons ATGTCGTCCGGGGCcaaggaggggggcgggggctcccCCGCCTACCACCTCCcgcacccacacccacacccaccccagcACGCCCAATATGTGGGCCCCTATCGGCTGGAGAAGACGCTGGGCAAAGGACAGACAg GGCTGGTGAAACTCGGGGTCCACTGCATCACGGGCCAGAAGGTTGCCATCAAGATTGTGAACCGAGAGAAGCTGTCCGAGTCGGTGCTGATGAag GTGGAGAGGGAGATCGCCATCCTGAAGCTCATCGAACACCCACACGTCCTCAAGCTGCACGATGTCTACGAGAACAAGAAATATTT GTACCTGGTTTTAGAGCACGTCTCTGGAGGTGAGCTGTTTGACTACCTGGTGAAGAAGGGGAGACTGACACCCAAGGAGGCCCGGAAGTTCTTCCGCCAGATAGTGTCGGCGCTGGACTTCTGCCATAGCTACTCCATCTG CCACAGAGACCTGAAGCCCGAGAACCTGCTTTTGGATGAGAAAAACAACATCCGCATCGCAGACTTCGGCATGGCGTCCCTGCAGGTGGGGGACAGCCTCCTGGAGACCAGCTGTGG gtCCCCCCACTACGCGTGTCCGGAGGTGATCAAG GGCGAGAAGTATGATGGCCGGCGGGCCGATATGTGGAGCTGTGGAGTCATCCTCTTTGCCCTGCTTGTG GGGGCCCTACCCTTTGATGATGACAATCTCCGCCAGCTACTGGAGAAGGTGAAAAGGGGCGTCTTCCACATGCCTCACTTCATCCCTCCCGACTGCCAGAGCCTCCTGAGAGGCATGATCGAGGTGGAGCCTGAGAAGAGGCTCAGT CTGGAGCAAATTCAGAAACATCCCTGGTACCT GGGCGGGAAACACGAGCCAGACCCCTGTCTGGAGCCAGCCCCAGGCCGCCGGGTGGCGATGCGGAGCCTGCCATCGAACGGAGAGCTGGACCCCGACGTCCTGGAGAGCATGGCTTCGCTGGGCTGCTTCAGGGACCGCGAGCGGCTGCACCGCGAGCTGCGCAGCGAGGA GGAGAACCAGGAAAAGATGATATATTATCTGCTTCTGGATCGGAAGGAGCGGTATCCCAGCTGTGAGGACCAGGACCTGCCTCCCCGGAATGATGTTG ACCCACCTCGGAAACGTGTGGATTCCCCCATGCTGAGCCGTCACGGGAAGCGGCGGCCAGAGAGGAAGTCCATGGAAGTACTGAGCATCACGGATGGTGGGGGCAGTGGCTCCCCAGTGCCTACCCGACGGGCCCTGGAGATGGCCCAGCACAGTCAGAG GTCTCGCAGTGTCAGTGGAGCCTCCACTGGTCTGTCCTCCAGCCCTCTGAGCAGCCCAAGG AGTCCGGTCTTTTCCTTCTCACCTGAGCCCGGGGCTGGAGACGAGGCTCGAGGCGGAGGCTCCCCGACTTCCAAAACGCAGACGCTGCCTTCTCGaggccccaggggtgggggcgcCGGggagcagcccccgcccccgagTGCCCGCTCCACCCCGCTGCCtggccccccaggctccccgcgCTCCTCTGGGGGGACCCCCTTGCATTCACCCCTGCACACACCCCGCGCCAGCCCCACCGGGACGCCGGGAACAACGCCTCCCCCAAGCCCCGGCGGTGGCGTCGGGGGAGCCGCCTGGAGGAGTCGTCTCAACTCCATCCGCAACAGCTTCCTGGGCTCCCCTCGCTTTCATCGGCGCAAGATGCAGG TCCCCACTGCCGAGGAGATGTCCAGCTTGACTCCAGAGTCCTCTCCAGA GTTGGCAAAACGCTCCTGGTTTGGGAACTTCATCTCCTTggacaaagaagaacaaatattccTTGTGCTAAAAGACAAACCTCTCAGCAGCATCAAAGCGGACATTGTCCACGCCTTCCTGTcg ATCCCCAGCCTGAGTCACAGTGTGCTGTCACAGACCAGCTTCAGGGCCGAGTACAAGGCCAGTGGCGGCCCATCCGTCTTCCAGAAGCCCGTCCGATTCCAGGTGGACATCAGCTCCTCAGAAGGTCCAGAGCCCTCCCCACGACGGGATGGCAGCGGTGGTGGTGGCATCTACTCTGTCACCTTTACTCTCATCTCCG GTCCCAGCCGTCGGTTCAAGCGAGTTGTGGAGACCATCCAGGCACAGCTGTTGAGCACTCATGACCAGCCCTCCGTGCAGGCCCTg ACGAGAAGAACGGGGCCCAGACTCGGCCTGCTGGTACCTCACCCAGAAGCCTGCAGCCCCCACCTGGCCGCCCAGACCCAGAGCTGA